One segment of Anser cygnoides isolate HZ-2024a breed goose chromosome 5, Taihu_goose_T2T_genome, whole genome shotgun sequence DNA contains the following:
- the SYT9 gene encoding synaptotagmin-9 isoform X2 codes for MPGDREDEICQKALQLLAELCSVGAVENENCRDFIYYLRDRARPRLTDSDISVSLLSLVVTACGLALFGVSLFVSWKLCWIPWRERGLPFGNKDNKQESLNYTDTETNDHEYSEDFLGQPTTYPESSMKISHTSPDIPLDAQTGTKENCIHNARMHRQITEPTSSARHNSIRRQLNLSNPDFNIQQVQKQEQLTGIGRIKPELYKQRSVDTDDGRRSNSKACGKLNFILKYDCDLEQLIVKIHKAINLPAKDFSGTSDPYVKIYLLPDRKTKHQTKVHRKTLNPVFDEVFLFTVPYNDLNARKLHFSVYDFDRFSRHDLIGQVIVDNFLDLADFPRECNIWKDIEYVTNDNVDLGDLMFSLCYLPTAGRLTITIIKARNLKAMDITGASDPYVKVSLMCEGRRLKKRKTSTKRNTLNPVYNEAIVFDVPPENIDQINLSIAVMDYDRVGHNEVIGVCQVGNDAESLGRDHWNEMLSYPRKPIAHWHPLAEESSGGGCPAHPGCAEKYIHSISFWFLNQD; via the exons aTATCTCAGTAAGCTTGCTCTCCTTAGTTGTCACAGCCTGTGGTCTTGCTCTCTTTGGTGTGTCCCTGTTCGTGTCCTGGAAGCTTTGTTGGATCCCTTGGCGAGAGCGTGGCCTGCCATTTGGGAACAAAGACAACAAACAGGAATCCCTGAACTACACAGATACAGAGACCAATGACCATGAATACAGTGAAGATTTTCTGGGTCAGCCGACAACCTATCCAGAGTCCTCCATGAAGATCAGCCACACCTCCCCTGATATTCCGTTAGATGCTCAAACTGGAACGAAGGAGAACTGCATACACAATGCGCGAATGCATCGTCAGATCACTGAACCAACCTCTTCTGCTCG gcATAATTCAATCCGGAGACAGCTCAACCTTTCCAACCCCGACTTCAACATCCAGCAGGTTCAGAAACAGGAGCAACTGACAGGAATTGGCCGCATTAAGCCAGAGCTATATAAACAAAGATCAGTGGACACAGATGATGGCCGGAGGAGTAATAGCAAGGcatgtggaaaactgaactttATTCTGAAATATGACTGTGATTTAGAGCAGCTGATAGTGAAGATACACAAGGCCATCAACCTGCCAGCAAAGGACTTCTCTGGAACTTCGGATCCATATGTGAAGATATATCTGCTTCctgacaggaaaacaaaacaccagacTAAAGTGCATAGAAAAACCCTAAATCCAGTATTTGATgaagtttttttatttactgtccCATACAATGATCTGAATGCACGGAAACTCCATTTCTCAGTGTATGACTTTGACAGATTCTCCAGGCATGACTTGATTGGCCAAGTGATAGTGGATAATTTTTTAGATTTGGCAGATTTTCCCAGGGAATGTAATATTTGGAAGGATATTGAATATGTCACCAAT GATAACGTCGATCTTGGTGACCTGATGTTTTCACTCTGCTACCTTCCAACAGCTGGTAGACTAACTATTACAATAATAAAGGCAAGAAATTTAAAGGCAATGGATATCACAGGAGCATCAG ATCCCTACGTGAAGGTTTCTTTAATGTGTGAAGGAAGGCgactaaagaaaagaaaaacttccaCCAAGAGGAATACCCTTAATCCCGTTTACAATGAAGCCATAGTCTTTGACGTCCCTCCAGAAAACATTGACCAAATTAACTTGTCGATAGCTGTTATGGATTATGACCG TGTAGGTCACAATGAGGTCATTGGAGTATGCCAAGTAGGCAACGATGCAGAAAGTCTAGGTCGTGACCACTGGAATGAAATGCTCTCATACCCACGGAAACCCATTGCTCACTGGCATCCTCTCGCAGAG gaaTCAAGTGGGGGAGGGTGTCCAGCGCATCCCGGCTGTGCAGAGAAATATATACACAGCATATCATTTTGGTTCCTGAATCAGGATTAG
- the SYT9 gene encoding synaptotagmin-9 isoform X1, with the protein MPGDREDEICQKALQLLAELCSVGAVENENCRDFIYYLRDRARPRLTDSDISVSLLSLVVTACGLALFGVSLFVSWKLCWIPWRERGLPFGNKDNKQESLNYTDTETNDHEYSEDFLGQPTTYPESSMKISHTSPDIPLDAQTGTKENCIHNARMHRQITEPTSSARHNSIRRQLNLSNPDFNIQQVQKQEQLTGIGRIKPELYKQRSVDTDDGRRSNSKACGKLNFILKYDCDLEQLIVKIHKAINLPAKDFSGTSDPYVKIYLLPDRKTKHQTKVHRKTLNPVFDEVFLFTVPYNDLNARKLHFSVYDFDRFSRHDLIGQVIVDNFLDLADFPRECNIWKDIEYVTNDNVDLGDLMFSLCYLPTAGRLTITIIKARNLKAMDITGASDPYVKVSLMCEGRRLKKRKTSTKRNTLNPVYNEAIVFDVPPENIDQINLSIAVMDYDRVGHNEVIGVCQVGNDAESLGRDHWNEMLSYPRKPIAHWHPLAEGPIQQKCYAGLLRLDDCRRGFLTLLTYSAEIWHSC; encoded by the exons aTATCTCAGTAAGCTTGCTCTCCTTAGTTGTCACAGCCTGTGGTCTTGCTCTCTTTGGTGTGTCCCTGTTCGTGTCCTGGAAGCTTTGTTGGATCCCTTGGCGAGAGCGTGGCCTGCCATTTGGGAACAAAGACAACAAACAGGAATCCCTGAACTACACAGATACAGAGACCAATGACCATGAATACAGTGAAGATTTTCTGGGTCAGCCGACAACCTATCCAGAGTCCTCCATGAAGATCAGCCACACCTCCCCTGATATTCCGTTAGATGCTCAAACTGGAACGAAGGAGAACTGCATACACAATGCGCGAATGCATCGTCAGATCACTGAACCAACCTCTTCTGCTCG gcATAATTCAATCCGGAGACAGCTCAACCTTTCCAACCCCGACTTCAACATCCAGCAGGTTCAGAAACAGGAGCAACTGACAGGAATTGGCCGCATTAAGCCAGAGCTATATAAACAAAGATCAGTGGACACAGATGATGGCCGGAGGAGTAATAGCAAGGcatgtggaaaactgaactttATTCTGAAATATGACTGTGATTTAGAGCAGCTGATAGTGAAGATACACAAGGCCATCAACCTGCCAGCAAAGGACTTCTCTGGAACTTCGGATCCATATGTGAAGATATATCTGCTTCctgacaggaaaacaaaacaccagacTAAAGTGCATAGAAAAACCCTAAATCCAGTATTTGATgaagtttttttatttactgtccCATACAATGATCTGAATGCACGGAAACTCCATTTCTCAGTGTATGACTTTGACAGATTCTCCAGGCATGACTTGATTGGCCAAGTGATAGTGGATAATTTTTTAGATTTGGCAGATTTTCCCAGGGAATGTAATATTTGGAAGGATATTGAATATGTCACCAAT GATAACGTCGATCTTGGTGACCTGATGTTTTCACTCTGCTACCTTCCAACAGCTGGTAGACTAACTATTACAATAATAAAGGCAAGAAATTTAAAGGCAATGGATATCACAGGAGCATCAG ATCCCTACGTGAAGGTTTCTTTAATGTGTGAAGGAAGGCgactaaagaaaagaaaaacttccaCCAAGAGGAATACCCTTAATCCCGTTTACAATGAAGCCATAGTCTTTGACGTCCCTCCAGAAAACATTGACCAAATTAACTTGTCGATAGCTGTTATGGATTATGACCG TGTAGGTCACAATGAGGTCATTGGAGTATGCCAAGTAGGCAACGATGCAGAAAGTCTAGGTCGTGACCACTGGAATGAAATGCTCTCATACCCACGGAAACCCATTGCTCACTGGCATCCTCTCGCAGAG GGCCCTATTCAGCAGAAATGTTATGCAGGTCTTCTGCGCTTGGATGACTGCCGAAGAGGCTTCCTCACCCTTTTAACCTATTCAGCAGAAATTTGGCATTCCTGTTGA